From a single Oceanobacillus kimchii X50 genomic region:
- the efp gene encoding elongation factor P produces MISVNDFKTGLTVEVDNDIWQVIEFQHVKPGKGAAFVRSKLRNLRSGNIQEKTFRAGEKVAKAHIENRKMQYLYASGDAHAFMDTNTYDQIEIPGKQIQEQLKFIKENMEVSIISYENEILGVDLPNNVELTVTETEPGIKGDTASGGSKPATLETGLIVQVPFFVNEGDVLVINTSDGKYVSRA; encoded by the coding sequence ATGATTTCAGTAAATGATTTTAAGACAGGACTTACAGTTGAAGTAGACAATGATATCTGGCAAGTCATCGAATTTCAACATGTGAAGCCAGGAAAAGGTGCTGCTTTTGTAAGATCTAAACTACGCAATTTACGAAGCGGTAATATTCAAGAAAAAACGTTCCGTGCAGGTGAAAAAGTTGCCAAAGCACATATAGAAAATCGTAAAATGCAGTACCTTTATGCTTCTGGAGATGCACATGCATTTATGGATACGAATACGTATGACCAAATAGAAATCCCAGGTAAACAAATCCAAGAACAGTTAAAATTTATCAAAGAGAATATGGAAGTTTCTATCATTAGCTATGAGAATGAGATTCTAGGTGTAGATCTACCAAATAATGTTGAACTAACAGTAACGGAAACAGAACCTGGTATTAAAGGAGATACTGCGAGTGGTGGATCCAAACCCGCAACACTTGAAACAGGATTGATTGTTCAAGTTCCATTCTTTGTAAACGAGGGTGATGTATTAGTTATCAACACATCCGACGGTAAATACGTATCTAGAGCTTAA
- a CDS encoding M24 family metallopeptidase gives MTKVEQLRSRMEEHNVEAIIINSPYNRRYITGFTGSAGTALITANKAVFITDFRYTEQASSQASGFDIVEHKGGIAKEVSKLVSENNVKRLGFEKDYTTYSEYLSYQESFSAELVPVSGWIEELRMFKTPDELEVMKKAAKIADDAFSHIQNYIKPGVPEIEISNELEFFMRRQGATSSSFDTIVASGHRSALPHGVASDKKIASGELVTLDFGALYNGYCSDITRTVAVGEISVELKQIYDIVLEANLRGVKGTRPGITGKEADSLTRDYISEKGYGEQFGHSTGHGLGLEVHESPGLSYRSDIILKPGMVVTVEPGIYVQGLGGCRIEDDIVITDTGNERLTFAPKELIQL, from the coding sequence TTGACTAAAGTAGAACAATTAAGAAGTCGTATGGAAGAACATAATGTTGAAGCTATAATCATTAATAGTCCGTATAACAGACGGTATATTACAGGTTTTACTGGGAGTGCGGGTACTGCTTTGATTACTGCGAATAAAGCAGTATTTATCACAGATTTTAGATATACAGAACAAGCTTCTTCTCAAGCCTCAGGTTTTGATATCGTAGAACATAAAGGTGGAATAGCAAAGGAAGTTAGTAAATTAGTTAGTGAAAATAATGTAAAAAGATTAGGGTTTGAAAAGGATTATACAACATACTCAGAGTATTTATCTTACCAAGAATCTTTTTCTGCTGAACTTGTTCCTGTAAGTGGCTGGATTGAAGAATTGCGCATGTTCAAAACACCGGATGAATTAGAAGTGATGAAAAAAGCTGCTAAAATTGCCGATGATGCATTTTCTCATATTCAAAACTATATCAAACCTGGGGTGCCTGAAATTGAGATTTCAAACGAATTGGAATTCTTTATGCGTCGTCAAGGGGCAACTTCTTCTAGTTTTGACACCATTGTAGCATCTGGACATCGATCTGCCTTGCCGCATGGTGTTGCTTCCGATAAAAAAATCGCATCTGGTGAACTTGTTACTTTAGATTTTGGTGCCTTGTATAATGGTTATTGTTCCGATATTACTCGAACGGTAGCAGTAGGAGAAATATCTGTCGAACTAAAGCAAATATATGATATAGTATTAGAGGCGAACCTTCGTGGAGTGAAAGGTACAAGACCAGGAATTACTGGTAAAGAAGCTGACAGTCTCACAAGAGATTATATTTCAGAGAAGGGTTACGGAGAGCAATTTGGACATTCTACAGGACATGGACTTGGATTAGAGGTTCATGAGAGCCCTGGATTATCTTACCGATCTGATATAATTTTAAAACCTGGAATGGTAGTCACCGTAGAACCAGGGATATACGTACAAGGACTTGGAGGTTGTCGTATCGAGGATGATATCGTGATAACCGATACAGGAAACGAGCGGTTAACTTTTGCTCCAAAAGAATTGATTCAGCTTTAA
- a CDS encoding YqhR family membrane protein, with amino-acid sequence MSSGKQNHSNQNEDRLTLLARSLLTGFIGGILWSLIASIFYYFNFMEVSPKSLLLTSWVNASWTDSWLGNFFTIIIAGIVSVAIAFLYYILLKKVYSLWVSIIFGIAVWAIVFFVLQPLFPNVPHLTELSLNTWVTTICVFILYGTFVGYSISYNYEDWQKAKHPQSESSQ; translated from the coding sequence ATGAGTTCTGGGAAACAAAATCATTCCAATCAAAATGAGGATCGGCTCACATTACTTGCAAGATCGTTATTAACTGGATTTATCGGCGGTATTCTATGGAGTTTAATAGCTAGTATATTTTATTACTTTAATTTCATGGAGGTATCACCTAAATCGTTATTATTAACTTCTTGGGTTAATGCTAGTTGGACAGATAGCTGGTTAGGGAACTTTTTCACAATTATTATAGCAGGTATAGTATCTGTAGCTATTGCATTTCTTTACTATATATTGTTAAAGAAAGTCTATTCATTATGGGTAAGTATTATATTTGGAATAGCTGTATGGGCAATCGTATTCTTTGTACTTCAACCACTTTTTCCAAATGTTCCACACCTAACTGAATTATCGTTAAATACATGGGTTACAACAATATGTGTGTTTATTTTATACGGTACGTTTGTAGGTTACTCAATATCTTATAATTATGAAGACTGGCAAAAGGCAAAGCATCCTCAGTCAGAAAGCTCCCAATAA
- a CDS encoding SA1362 family protein, with protein sequence MRNKSMTILVYIIIGLAAVGLFSQLFGNTISFLSRILVTIVIGAAIFGLLYYFFVRRNSPTNTEDRKKYKQAVKQSKTKYNSTSSPIPKKATHKKKRTKKASHLRVIEGSKSKKKNRASY encoded by the coding sequence ATGAGAAATAAATCTATGACTATATTGGTGTATATTATAATTGGATTAGCCGCCGTTGGGCTTTTTTCACAATTATTCGGGAATACAATTTCATTCCTTTCTAGAATATTAGTTACCATTGTAATCGGAGCAGCAATTTTTGGTTTACTTTACTACTTTTTTGTTAGGCGTAATTCCCCAACAAATACGGAAGATCGAAAAAAGTATAAACAAGCAGTGAAGCAATCGAAGACTAAATATAATTCTACCTCTTCTCCTATACCAAAAAAAGCAACACATAAAAAGAAACGAACAAAAAAAGCAAGTCACTTACGTGTAATTGAAGGAAGTAAATCGAAAAAAAAGAACCGCGCTTCATATTGA
- a CDS encoding patatin-like phospholipase family protein, which produces MNIDGVFSGGGVKAFAYVGVLETFKEHHIEFERVAGTSAGAIIASMIAARYSMEEIKELVNELDLSSLADPPLLTKFLPLTKWFFLYFQLGINKGDKLEAWLMEVLERKHIKTFSDIKEGYLKVVVSDLSLGKLVVIPDDLERVYGIKPEYFPVSKAVRMSAGFPYFFMPKRVPGRYKQKSIVVDGGLLSNFPMWIFDQPTNKPLRPLLGVKLTEITQEIGPRKIDNAIGMFQALFSTMKQAHDSRYISTSDKKNIIFVPVEGTAAMNFSLTEEARQKLIISGRNSTEKFLKKWHG; this is translated from the coding sequence ATGAATATAGATGGTGTTTTTTCTGGAGGAGGAGTAAAGGCTTTTGCGTATGTAGGTGTCTTAGAAACCTTTAAGGAACATCATATTGAATTCGAACGAGTTGCAGGAACATCTGCTGGAGCAATTATTGCTTCAATGATTGCAGCAAGATACTCAATGGAAGAAATTAAAGAGCTTGTAAATGAATTAGATCTTTCTTCTTTAGCAGATCCACCTTTGCTTACAAAGTTCTTACCGCTGACAAAATGGTTTTTTCTATATTTCCAGCTTGGAATTAATAAAGGAGATAAACTTGAAGCTTGGTTGATGGAGGTTTTAGAACGGAAACACATTAAAACCTTTTCTGATATTAAAGAAGGTTATTTAAAAGTTGTTGTGAGTGATTTATCCTTAGGGAAATTAGTAGTGATTCCTGATGATTTAGAAAGAGTTTATGGTATAAAGCCTGAATATTTCCCTGTTTCGAAAGCTGTACGAATGAGTGCGGGTTTCCCGTATTTCTTTATGCCCAAGAGAGTACCTGGAAGGTATAAACAAAAAAGTATTGTTGTTGATGGAGGATTACTCAGTAACTTTCCAATGTGGATTTTTGATCAACCTACAAATAAACCACTTCGGCCGTTATTAGGTGTGAAATTAACCGAAATAACACAAGAGATTGGTCCAAGAAAGATTGATAATGCAATTGGTATGTTTCAAGCTCTCTTTTCGACTATGAAACAGGCGCATGATTCTAGATATATTTCTACTAGCGACAAGAAGAATATCATTTTTGTACCTGTTGAAGGAACAGCAGCCATGAATTTCTCATTAACAGAAGAAGCGAGACAAAAATTAATTATTTCCGGAAGAAATAGTACAGAAAAATTCTTGAAAAAATGGCATGGATAA
- the mntR gene encoding transcriptional regulator MntR, with product MPTPSMEDYIEIIYNLIESKGYARVSAIAEALDVHPSSVTKMVQKLDKDQYLDYEKYRGFVLTTKGKKIGERLVFRHELLEEFLEIIGVNDENIYEDVEGIEHHLSWNSIDRIGDLVNYFKKDDSRVKDLKKVIKESDQQVNEVTEN from the coding sequence ATGCCTACACCTAGTATGGAAGATTACATTGAAATAATATATAACTTAATTGAATCAAAAGGATACGCTCGTGTTTCAGCAATTGCTGAGGCCTTGGATGTTCATCCGTCTTCTGTCACAAAAATGGTACAAAAACTAGATAAGGATCAGTATCTTGATTACGAAAAGTACCGTGGTTTTGTATTAACTACTAAAGGTAAGAAAATTGGAGAACGTCTAGTATTTCGTCACGAATTATTAGAAGAGTTTTTAGAAATAATTGGAGTAAATGATGAAAATATATATGAAGATGTTGAAGGAATTGAACACCATCTAAGTTGGAACTCTATTGACCGTATTGGGGACCTTGTAAATTATTTTAAAAAAGATGATTCACGCGTAAAAGATTTAAAAAAGGTAATTAAAGAAAGTGACCAGCAAGTAAACGAGGTAACAGAAAATTAA